Genomic window (Oryzias melastigma strain HK-1 unplaced genomic scaffold, ASM292280v2 sc01515, whole genome shotgun sequence):
CTTACAGGAAGAGACACAGATGTCGGAAGTTGGACTGAACAGAGTCTTTCCATCTGGGCAGAAACATCCCTCCATGAATTCAGTGCAACCTGTGTTCTGGTCATCTCCCTCCCCCTGGCACTGCTTCAGGGACTTCTCATTGTATCTGAAAGGACAAACATTGATGGATAAAAAGATATCTACGCCCATTTATCTAATAGAAATTTGACTTCATTGATAAACTTGCAATTTCAAATTCAGATATAAGCAGACTATAATGACTAGATCGGATCATAGAAATACATCCATTGAAGTAAACTCAAGCACCTAGCTTTTCTCACTAACTGATAagctgatgtttattttttttatgtaggatTCAAGGAGTTTAAGTACCTTGCATTGCAGGTGGGTACGACAGTTGGCCCACAAGGCTTGTAGACTTTATTTTGTGGACACTTATATTCTGCACAAAAAGAAATTGGGTTTAAAATTTAGTACAAATTCAAACAACATAATCTAACTTGTTTCTAAAACAGAACCCTTACCACATTTGCCATTTGTAGCTTTTCTNNNNNNNNNNNNNNNNNNNNNNNNNNNNNNNNNNNNNNNNNNNNNNNNNNNNNNNNNNNNNNNNNNNNNNNNNNNNNNNNNNNNNNNNNNNNNNNNNNNNNNNNNNNNNNNNNNNNNNNNNNNNNNNNNNNNNNNNNNNNNNNNNNNNNNNNNNNNNNNNNNNNNNNNNNNNNNNNNNNNNNNNNNNNNNNNNNNNNNNNNNNNNNNNNNNNNNNNNNNNNNNNNNNNNNNNNNNNNNNNNNNNNNNNNNNNNNNNNNNNNNNNNNNNNNNNNNNNNNNNNNNNNNNNNNNNNNNNNNNNNNNNNNNNNNNNNNNNNNNNNNNNNNNNNNNNNNNNNNNNNNNNNNNNNNNNNNNNNNNNNNNNNNNNNNNNNNNNNNNNNNNNNNNNNNNNNNNNNNNNNNNNNNNNNNNNNNNNNNNNNNNNNNNNNNNNNNNNNNNNNNNNNNNNNNNNNNNNNNNNNNNNNNNNNNNNNNNNNNNNNNNNNNNNNNNNNNNNNNNNNNNNNNNNNNNNNNNNNNNNNNNNNNNNNNNNNNNNNNNNNNNNNNNNNNNNNNNNNNNNNNNNNNNNNNNNNNNNNNNNNNNNNNNNNNNNNNNNNNNNNNNNNNNNNNNNNNNNNNNNNNNNNNNNNNNNNNNNNNNNNNNNNNNNNNNNNNNNNNNNNNNNNNNNNNNNNNNNNNNNNNNNNNNNNNNNNNNNNNNNNNNNNNNNNNNNNNNNNNNNNNNNNNNNNNNNNNNNNNNNNNNNNNNNNNNNNNNNNNNNNNNNNNNNNNNNNNNNNNNNNNNNNNNNNNNNNNNNNNNNNNNNNNNNNNNNNNNNNNNNNNNNNNNNNNNNNNNNNNNNNNNNNNNNNNNNNNNNNNNNNNNNNNNNNNNNNNNNNNNNNNNNNNNNNNNNNNNNNNNNNNNNNNNNNNNNNNNNNNNNNNNNNNNNNNNNNNNNNNNNNNNNNNNNNNNNNNNNNNNNNNNNNNNNNNNNNNNNNNNNNNNNNNNNNNNNNNNNNNNNNNNNNNNNNNNNNNNNNNNNNNNNNNNNNNNNNNNNNNNNNNNNNNNNNNNNNNNNNNNNNNNNNNNNNNNNNNNNNNNNNNNNNNNNNNNNNNNNNNNNNNNNNNNNNNNNNNNNNNNNNNNNNNNNNNNNNNNNNNNNNNNNNNNNNNNNNNNNNNNNNNNNNNNNNNNNNNNNNNNNNNNNNNNNNNNNNNNNNNNNNNNNNNNNNNNNNNNNNNNNNNNNNNNNNNNNNNNNNNNNNNNNNNNNNNNNNNNNNNNNNNNNNNNNNNNNNNNNNNNNNNNNNNNNNNNNNNNNNNNNNNNNNNNNNNNNNNNNNNNNNNNNNNNNNNNNNNNNNNNNNNNNNNNNNNNNNNNNNNNNNNNNNNNNNNNNNNNNNNNNNNNNNNNNNNNNNNNNNNNNNNNNNNNNNNNNNNNNNNNNNNNNNNNNNNNNNNNNNNNNNNNNNNNNNNNNNNNNNNNNNNNNNNNNNNNNNNNNNNNNNNNNNNNNNNNNNNNNNNNNNNNNNNNNNNNNNNNNNNNNNNNNNNNNNNNNNNNNNNNNNNNNNNNNNNNNNNNNNNNNNNNNNNNNNNNNNNNNNNNNNNNNNNNNNNNNNNNNNNNNNNNNNNNNNNNNNNNNNNNNNNNNNNNNNNNNNNNNNNNNNNNNNNNNNNNNNNNNNNNNNNNNNNNNNNNNNNNNNNNNNNNNNNNNNNNNNNNNNNNNNNNNNNNNNNNNNNNNNNNNNNNNNNNNNNNNNNNNNNNNNNNNNNNNNNNNNNNNNNNNNNNNNNNNNNNNNNNNNNNNNNNNNNNNNNNNNNNNNNNNNNNNNNNNNNNNNNNNNNNNNNNNNNNNNNNNNNNNNNNNNNNNNNNNNNNNNNNNNNNNNNNNNNNNNNNNNNNNNNNNNNNNNNNNNNNNNNNNNNNNNNNNNNNNNNNNNNNNNNNNNNNNNNNNNNNNNNNNNNNNNNNNNNNNNNNNNNNNNNNNNNNNNNNNNNNNNNNNNNNNNNNNNNNNNNNNNNNNNNNNNNNNNNNNNNNNNNNNNNNNNNNNNNNNNNNNNNNNNNNNNNNNNNNNNNNNNNNNNNNNNNNNNNNNNNNNNNNNNNNNNNNNNNNNNNNNNNNNNNNNNNNNNNNNNNNNNNNNNNNNNNNNNNNNNNNNNNNNNNNNNNNNNNNNNNNNNNNNNNNNNNNNNNNNNNNNNNNNNNNNNNNNNNNNNNNNNNNNNNNNNNNNNNNNNNNNNNNNNNNNNNNNNNNNNNNNNNNNNNNNNNNNNNNNNNNNNNNNNNNNNNNNNNNNNNNNNNNNNNNNNNNNNNNNNNNNNNNNNNNNNNNNNNNNNNNNNNNNNNNNNNNNNNNNNNNNNNNNNNNNNNNNNNNNNNNNNNNNNNNNNNNNNNNNNNNNNNNNNNNNNNNNNNNNNNNNNNNNNNNNNNNNNNNNNNNNNNNNNNNNNNNNNNNNNNNNNNNNNNNNNNNNNNNNNNNNNNNNNNNNNNNNNNNNNNNNNNNNNNNNNNNNNNNNNNNNNNNNNNNNNNNNNNNNNNNNNNNNNNNNNNNNNNNNNNNNNNNNNNNNNNNNNNNNNNNNNNNNNNNNNNNNNNNNNNNNNNNNNNNNNNNNNNNNNNNNNNNNNNNNNNNNNNNNNNNNNNNNNNNNNNNNNNNNNNNNNNNNNNNNNNNNNNNNNNNNNNNNNNNNNNNNNNNNNNNNNNNNNNNNNNNNNNNNNNNNNNNNNNNNNNNNNNNNNNNNNNNNNNNNNNNNNNNNNNNNNNNNNNNNNNNNNNNNNNNNNNNNNNNNNNNNNNNNNNNNNNNNNNNNNNNNNNNNNNNNNNNNNNNNNNNNNNNNNNNNNNNNNNNNNNNNNNNNNNNNNNNNNNNNNNNNNNNNNNNNNNNNNNNNNNNNNNNNNNNNNNNNNNNNNNNNNNNNNNNNNNNNNNNNNNNNNNNNNNNNNNNNNNNNNNNNNNNNNNNNNNNNNNNNNNNNNNNNNNNNNNNNNNNNNNNNNNNNNNNNNNNNNNNNNNNNNNNNNNNNNNNNNNNNNNNNNNNNNNNNNNNNNNNNNNNNNNNNNNNNNNNNNNNNNNNNNNNNNNNNNNNNNNNNNNNNNNNNNNNNNNNNNNNNNNNNNNNNNNNNNNNNNNNNNNNNNNNNNNNNNNNNNNNNNNNNNNNNNNNNNNNNNNNNNNNNNNNNNNNNNNNNNNNNNNNNNNNNNNNNNNNNNNNNNNNNNNNNNNNNNNNNNNNNNNNNNNNNNNNNNNNNNNNNNNNNNNNNNNNNNNNNNNNNNNNNNNNNNNNNNNNNNNNNNNNNNNNNNNNNNNNNNNNNNNNNNNNNNNNNNNNNNNNNNNNNNNNNNNNNNNNNNNNNNNNNNNNNNNNNNNNNNNNNNNNNNNNNNNNNNNNNNNNNNNNNNNNNNNNNNNNNNNNNNNNNNNNNNNNNNNNNNNNNNNNNNNNNNNNNNNNNNNNNNNNNNNNNNNNNNNNNNNNNNNNNNNNNNNNNNNNNNNNNNNNNNNNNNNNNNNNNNNNNNNNNNNNNNNNNNNNNNNNNNNNNNNNNNNNNNNNNNNNNNNNNNNNNNNNNNNNNNNNNNNNNNNNNNNNNNNNNNNNNNNNNNNNNNNNNNNNNNNNNNNNNNNNNNNNNNNNNNNNNNNNNNNNNNNNNNNNNNNNNNNNNNNNNNNNNNNNNNNNNNNNNNNNNNNNNNNNNNNNNNNNNNNNNNNNNNNNNNNNNNNNNNNNNNNNNNNNNNNNNNNNNNNNNNNNNNNNNNNNNNNNNNNNNNNNNNNNNNNNNNNNNNNNNNNNNNNNNNNNNNNNNNNNNNNNNNNNNNNNNNNNNNNNNNNNNNNNNNNNNNNNNNNNNNNNNNNNNNNNNNNNNNNNNNNNNNNNNNNNNNNNNNNNNNNNNNNNNNNNNNNNNNNNNNNNNNNNNNNNNNNNNNNNNNNNNNNNNNNNNNNNNNNNNNNNNNNNNNNNNNNNNNNNNNNNNNNNNNNNNNNNNNNNNNNNNNNNNNNNNNNNNNNNNNNNNNNNNNNNNNNNNNNNNNNNNNNNNNNNNNNNNNNNNNNNNNNNNNNNNNNNNNNNNNNNNNNNNNNNNNNNNNNNNNNNNNNNNNNNNNNNNNNNNNNNNNNNNNNNNNNNNNNNNNNNNNNNNNNNNNNNNNNNNNNNNNNNNNNNNNNNNNNNNNNNNNNNNNNNNNNNNNNNNNNNNNNNNNNNNNNNNNNNNNNNNNNNNNNNNNNNNNNNNNNNNNNNNNNNNNNNNNNNNNNNNNNNNNNNNNNNNNNNNNNNNNNNNNNNNNNNNNNNNNNNNNNNNNNNNNNNNNNNNNNNNNNNNNNNNNNNNNNNNNNNNNNNNNNNNNNNNNNNNNNNNNNNNNNNNNNNNNNNNNNNNNNNNNNNNNNNNNNNNNNNNNNNNNNNNNNNNNNNNNNNNNNNNNNNNNNNNNNNNNNNNNNNNNNNNNNNNNNNNNNNNNNNNNNNNNNNNNNNNNNNNNNNNNNNNNNNNNNNNNNNNNNNNNNNNNNNNNNNNNNNNNNNNNNNNNNNNNNNNNNNNNNNNNNNNNNNNNNNNNNNNNNNNNNNNNNNNNNNNNNNNNNNNNNNNNNNNNNNNNNNNNNNNNNNNNNNNNNNNNNNNNNNNNNNNNNNNNNNNNNNNNNNNNNNNNNNNNNNNNNNNNNNNNNNNNNNNNNNNNNNNNNNNNNNNNNNNNNNNNNNNNNNNNNNNNNNNNNNNNNNNNNNNNNNNNNNNNNNNNNNNNNNNNNNNNNNNNNNNNNNNNNNNNNNNNNNNNNNNNNNNNNNNNNNNNNNNNNNNNNNNNNNNNNNNNNNNNNNNNNNNNNNNNNNNNNNNNNNNNNNNNNNNNNNNNNNNNNNNNNNNNNNNNNNNNNNNNNNNNNNNNNNNNNNNNNNNNNNNNNNNNNNNNNNNNNNNNNNNNNNNNNNNNNNNNNNNNNNNNNNNNNNNNNNNNNNNNNNNNNNNNNNNNNNNNNNNNNNNNNNNNNNNNNNNNNNNNNNNNNNNNNNNNNNNNNNNNNNNNNNNNNNNNNNNNNNNNNNNNNNNNNNNNNNNNNNNNNNNNNNNNNNNNNNNNNNNNNNNNNNNNNNNNNNNNNNNNNNNNNNNNNNNNNNNNNNNNNNNNNNNNNNNNNNNNNNNNNNNNNNNNNNNNNNNNNNNNNNNNNNNNNNNNNNNNNNNNNNNNNNNNNNNNNNNNNNNNNNNNNNNNNNNNNNNNNNNNNNNNNNNNNNNNNNNNNNNNNNNNNNNNNNNNNNNNNNNNNNNNNNNNNNNNNNNNNNNNNNNNNNNNNNNNNNNNNNNNNNNNNNNNNNNNNNNNNNNNNNNNNNNNNNNNNNNNNNNNNNNNNNNNNNNNNNNNNNNNNNNNNNNNNNNNNNNNNNNNNNNNNNNNNNNNNNNNNNNNNNNNNNNNNNNNNNNNNNNNNNNNNNNNNNNNNNNNNNNNNNNNNNNNNNNNNNNNNNNNNNNNNNNNNNNNNNNNNNNNNNNNNNNNNNNNNNNNNNNNNNNNNNNNNNNNNNNNNNNNNNNNNNNNNNNNNNNNNNNNNNNNNNNNNNNNNNNNNNNNNNNNNNNNNNNNNNNNNNNNNNNNNNNNNNNNNNNNNNNNNNNNNNNNNNNNNNNNNNNNNNNNNNNNNNNNNNNNNNNNNNNNNNNNNNNNNNNNNNNNNNNNNNNNNNNNNNNNNNNNNNNNNNNNNNNNNNNNNNNNNNNNNNNNNNNNNNNNNNNNNNNNNNNNNNNNNNNNNNNNNNNNNNNNNNNNNNNNNNNNNNNNNNNNNNNNNNNNNNNNNNNNNNNNNNNNNNNNNNNNNNNNNNNNNNNNNNNNNNNNNNNNNNNNNNNNNNNNNNNNNNNNNNNNNNNNNNNNNNNNNNNNNNNNNNNNNNNNNNNNNNNNNNNNNNNNNNNNNNNNNNNNNNNNNNNNNNNNNNNNNNNNNNNNNNNNNNNNNNNNNNNNNNNNNNNNNNNNNNNNNNNNNNNNNNNNNNNNNNNNNNNNNNNNNNNNNNNNNNNNNNNNNNNNNNNNNNNNNNNNNNNNNNNNNNNNNNNNNNNNNNNNNNNNNNNNNNNNNNNNNNNNNNNNNNNNNNNNNNNNNNNNNNNNNNNNNNNNNNNNNNNNNNNNNNNNNNNNNNNNNNNNNNNNNNNNNNNNNNNNNNNNNNNNNNNNNNNNNNNNNNNNNNNNNNNNNNNNNNNNNNNNNNNNNNNNNNNNNNNNNNNNNNNNNNNNNNNNNNNNNNNNNNNNNNNNNNNNNNNNNNNNNNNNNNNNNNNNNNNNNNNNNNNNNNNNNNNNNNNNNNNNNNNNNNNNNNNNNNNNNNNNNNNNNNNNNNNNNNNNNNNNNNNNNNNNNNNNNNNNNNNNNNNNNNNNNNNNNNNNNNNNNNNNNNNNNNNNNNNNNNNNNNNNNNNNNNNNNNNNNNNNNNNNNNNNNNNNNNNNNNNNNNNNNNNNNNNNNNNNNNNNNNNNNNNNNNNNNNNNNNNNNNNNNNNNNNNNNNNNNNNNNNNNNNNNNNNNNNNNNNNNNNNNNNNNNNNNNNNNNNNNNNNNNNNNNNNNNNNNNNNNNNNNNNNNNNNNNNNNNNNNNNNNNNNNNNNNNNNNNNNNNNNNNNNNNNNNNNNNNNNNNNNNNNNNNNNNNNNNNNNNNNNNNNNNNNNNNNNNNNNNNNNNNNNNNNNNNNNNNNNNNNNNNNNNNNNNNNNNNNNNNNNNNNNNNNNNNNNNNNNNNNNNNNNNNNNNNNNNNNNNNNNNNNNNNNNNNNNNNNNNNNNNNNNNNNNNNNNNNNNNNNNNNNNNNNNNNNNNNNNNNNNNNNNNNNNNNNNNNNNNNNNNNNNNNNNNNNNNNNNNNNNNNNNNNNNNNNNNNNNNNNNNNNNNNNNNNNNNNNNNNNNNNNNNNNNNNNNNNNNNNNNNNNNNNNNNNNNNNNNNNNNNNNNNNNNNNNNNNNNNNNNNNNNNNNNNNNNNNNNNNNNNNNNNNNNNNNNNNNNNNNNNNNNNNNNNNNNNNNNNNNNNNNNNNNNNNNNNNNNNNNNNNNNNNNNNNNNNNNNNNNNNNNNNNNNNNNNNNNNNNNNNNNNNNNNNNNNNNNNNNNNNNNNNNNNNNNNNNNNNNNNNNNNNNNNNNNNNNNNNNNNNNNNNNNNNNNNNNNNNNNNNNNNNNNNNNNNNNNNNNNNNNNNNNNNNNNNNNNNNNNNNNNNNNNNNNNNNNNNNNNNNNNNNNNNNNNNNNNNNNNNNNNNNNNNNNNNNNNNNNNNNNNNNNNNNNNNNNNNNNNNNNNNNNNNNNNNNNNNNNNNNNNNNNNNNNNNNNNNNNNNNNNNNNNNNNNNNNNNNNNNNNNNNNNNNNNNNNNNNNNNNNNNNNNNNNNNNNNNNNNNNNNNNNNNNNNNNNNNNNNNNNNNNNNNNNNNNNNNNNNNNNNNNNNNNNNNNNNNNNNNNNNNNNNNNNNNNNNNNNNNNNNNNNNNNNNNNNNNNNNNNNNNNNNNNNNNNNNNNNNNNNNNNNNNNNNNNNNNNNNNNNNNNNNNNNNNNNNNNNNNNNNNNNNNNNNNNNNNNNNNNNNNNNNNNNNNNNNNNNNNNNNNNNNNNNNNNNNNNNNNNNNNNNNNNNNNNNNNNNNNNNNNNNNNNNNNNNNNNNNNNNNNNNNNNNNNNNNNNNNNNNNNNNNNNNNNNNNNNNNNNNNNNNNNNNNNNNNNNNNNNNNNNNNNNNNNNNNNNNNNNNNNNNNNNNNNNNNNNNNNNNNNNNNNNNNNNNNNNNNNNNNNNNNNNNNNNNNNNNNNNNNNNNNNNNNNNNNNNNNNNNNNNNNNNNNNNNNNNNNNNNNNNNNNNNNNNNNNNNNNNNNNNNNNNNNNNNNNNNNNNNNNNNNNNNNNNNNNNNNNNNNNNNNNNNNNNNNNNNAGTCTCTTTAGAAGGCTGTTCTGTTGTGGATTCAACAATAATAATTGgttttgttgtggttttctCTGTAATTGCTGTATTAATTGGTGTTTCTGTGGTTATTTCAGGAATTTCTGTGGAAGTTGTGGGAATTTTGCTTGGAGGTCCTGTGGTTGTTGTTTCAAAAACAACTGTACTTGTACTAAGTACAGGTATTGTGGATTTTGAACCTTCTTCAGAAGGCTGTTCTGTTGTGGATTCAACAATAATCATAGGCATTGTTGTGGTTTTCTCTGTAATTGCTGTATTGATTGGTGTTTCAGTGCCTGTCTCTGGACTTTCTGTGGAAGTTTTGGGAATTTTGCTTGGAGGTCCTGTGGTTGTTGTTTCAAAAACAACTGTACTTGTACTAAGTACAGGTGTTGTGGATTTTGAAGTCTCTTCAGAAGGTTGTTCTGTTGTGGATTCAACAATAATAATTGactttgttgtgattttttctGTAATTGCTGTATTGattggtgtttctgtgtttatttcaGGAATTTCTGTGGAAGTTGTGGGAATTTTGCTTGGAGGTCCTGTGGTTGTTGTTTCAAAAACAACTGTACTTGTACTGAGTACAGGTATTGTGGATTTTGAACCTTCTTCAGAAGGTTGTTCTGTTGTGGATTCAACAATAATCATAGGCATTGTTGTGGTTTTCTCTGTAATTGCTGTATTGATTGGTGTTTCTGTGCCTGTCTCTGGACTTTCTGTGGAAGTTTTGGGAATT
Coding sequences:
- the LOC112141426 gene encoding intestinal mucin-like protein: KATNGKCEYKCPQNKVYKPCGPTVVPTCNARYNEKSLKQCQGEGDDQNTGCTEFMEGCFCPDGKTLFSPTSDICVSSCCTGPDGQPKR